From the genome of Candidatus Poribacteria bacterium:
AGACGCGTTATTATAGAGGACTGTGCTAACGGTCCACCACCCAATGATAATATCGTTATCAACCCCCATGGTAAATATTGGTGGGTCGCCAGAGGAGAGTATCGTCTGTATGATCCTGCCAGAGACAAGGGGTAGAACGATGATGATTAGGTTAGTTGATGAATAAACAGAAGATGACGTATTTTGAGAAAGAAGATATATCGCATCTCGTGATTTCCGATGATCCTGAAAGCGACAGTTTAGAGTTGAGCCCTAATATCACTGCTGAACTGAATGAGAATGGTGAACTTATCGAAATTGAGATTCTCAACGCAAGTGCTTTCATTCAGGATGCGGTCTTGAATACGGATTTCGCTGAAGGGATTTCTTTGGTTAACAAAAGTTAATGGGTCTGGTCGTTTTGCTTTTTTTGACAGATTTCTTCAGACGTGTTAGTATGTTTACGACTTTGGTTGTTGATTCTGCAAAAAAGGAAGGCTTCATGAACAATAACAATCCTTACGATGATTTCACTACTCGTTTGAAGTTGCTGGTTAGCAAGCATCCACAGTTGATCACAACTACTCTCAGTAATATTTTTACTATGAGGCTCCTTGGAAACAAAACTCATGGAGATTTAGCGGAAATTGGCATCTGTGAATTTATTAATCAATATATGTATGATTTCAAATCTATTCACGTTGGCAAAGATCTCTATCGGGCAAAATCAAAAGAAGAAGACATCAAAATTATCAACGAAATTACTGAAGACGAGTTCCCAGTTAGTCTTAAAGCTTACGGTCATGGTCCGCTCCAACTGTCAACCGACAAAAATTCTCTCATGTTTCCAAAACTGACGCAAACCGGAAGAGAGATAAAGGATCAGGACACCATCCAAAATCTTTTAAAGGATACTGCTTTTGCTGAGTTTGATAGCATCAACGTGTTACCTTTAATCTACGATGAGAAGAGACAACGGTGCAATATACTTGTATTTGATTGGAAACGTGCAGTGAATGAAACCTCTTATATCATCAGAGAGGAAAGTGGCAGAGGCAGAAAACATCCCGTTTACCGATTTTACGATAGTAGTGGTAATTATATATGTGAGGTGCGCTATGGTGATGCTACTGCTAACGCACTTCAACGTGGTCTGTGGACTCATACTAAGAATGCCCTGAAGTATTTCGACAGTGTTACCAACGGATGGATTATTTACTCACATAATCTGTCTCTTGTCAAACTTTTTTCTCATGCCCTAGTGTCTTCAGAAACGGGACATGTCTCAGCGTTTGAGGAGATTAAAGAAGATATTGCAA
Proteins encoded in this window:
- a CDS encoding DUF2283 domain-containing protein gives rise to the protein MNKQKMTYFEKEDISHLVISDDPESDSLELSPNITAELNENGELIEIEILNASAFIQDAVLNTDFAEGISLVNKS